A genomic window from Streptomyces sp. HUAS YS2 includes:
- a CDS encoding O-antigen ligase family protein — MTARVAERPTVRERGRATDVAGVLVLGSCVLWALVCASGRDARPEGVVLAVLAVGAGYAVGRIVGTLLPVAAAAAAALGLLGLVLFPGDGVPGAVDAAVPMGRTGASAALLALAAGAACCAAAAAGPGPLRTALRALAVAAVGAAAVLGSAVGLIASLGVLLCSLAAVRMRRRVLGLAGLALAAGLVVGGSWAVATDALPQGPADSAEGLLTGHRVLLWRDAVAMVRQDPLLGVGPDRFGELSPTAQQTLYADGKPHSAALQQAAEQGVPGVVLLGAAYGWLLWGLASSPRPTSVVLTAGATLAALAVVASVGNALSFTPVTVAAGLLAGLATAREPAATSTGPDDAEP; from the coding sequence ATGACTGCGCGAGTGGCCGAACGGCCCACCGTGCGCGAACGCGGGCGCGCCACCGATGTCGCCGGGGTCCTGGTGCTGGGCTCCTGCGTGCTGTGGGCGCTGGTCTGCGCCTCCGGTCGCGACGCCCGCCCCGAGGGGGTCGTCCTCGCGGTGCTCGCGGTCGGCGCGGGGTACGCCGTGGGCCGGATCGTCGGCACGCTGCTGCCGGTCGCCGCGGCGGCAGCGGCGGCGCTGGGCCTGCTGGGTCTGGTGCTGTTCCCCGGGGACGGGGTGCCGGGCGCGGTGGACGCCGCCGTGCCGATGGGACGTACCGGAGCGTCGGCGGCACTGCTCGCACTGGCCGCCGGGGCGGCCTGCTGCGCCGCGGCGGCGGCCGGACCGGGGCCGCTGCGCACGGCGCTGCGGGCGCTGGCCGTGGCCGCCGTGGGTGCCGCGGCCGTCCTGGGCTCGGCCGTGGGCCTGATCGCCTCGCTCGGCGTGCTGCTCTGCTCGCTGGCCGCCGTACGGATGCGCCGCCGGGTCCTCGGGCTCGCGGGCCTCGCGCTCGCGGCGGGACTGGTGGTCGGCGGGTCGTGGGCGGTCGCGACGGACGCGCTGCCGCAGGGGCCTGCGGACTCCGCGGAGGGGCTGCTGACCGGCCACCGCGTGCTGCTGTGGCGGGACGCGGTCGCGATGGTCCGGCAGGACCCGCTCCTCGGCGTCGGCCCCGACCGCTTCGGGGAGCTCAGCCCGACAGCCCAGCAGACCCTGTACGCGGACGGCAAGCCGCACTCCGCCGCGCTCCAGCAGGCCGCGGAGCAGGGAGTGCCGGGGGTCGTGCTGCTCGGCGCCGCGTACGGCTGGCTGCTGTGGGGCCTCGCGTCCTCGCCGCGCCCGACCTCGGTCGTCCTCACCGCCGGCGCGACGCTCGCCGCGCTCGCGGTCGTGGCCTCGGTCGGCAATGCGCTGAGCTTCACCCCGGTCACCGTCGCGGCCGGCCTCCTGGCCGGGCTGGCCACGGCCCGCGAACCGGCGGCTACGTCCACGGGGCCTGATGACGCGGAGCCGTAG
- a CDS encoding GNAT family N-acetyltransferase yields the protein MTVLDAETIRTERLTLLPLRVEQAEEMASVLADPDLHTFIGGEPATARALRSRYERLVAGSPDPGVTWCNWVVRFRATGDLAGTVQATVTTDDRGSAAEVAWVVGTAWQHRGVATEAARGLVAWLATRNVHTITAHIHPDHKASATVATRAGLAPTDHWHDGEIRWQLTPS from the coding sequence TTGACCGTCCTGGACGCCGAAACCATCCGCACCGAGCGGCTGACGCTGTTGCCGCTCCGTGTCGAGCAAGCCGAGGAGATGGCCTCCGTCCTCGCCGACCCGGACCTGCACACGTTCATCGGCGGCGAGCCGGCCACCGCGCGGGCGCTGCGCAGCCGCTACGAACGACTGGTCGCCGGCTCGCCCGACCCCGGCGTCACCTGGTGCAACTGGGTCGTCCGGTTCCGTGCGACGGGCGATCTCGCCGGCACGGTCCAGGCCACCGTCACGACCGACGACCGCGGGAGCGCGGCGGAGGTCGCCTGGGTGGTGGGAACCGCCTGGCAGCACCGTGGCGTAGCAACGGAGGCGGCGAGAGGACTGGTCGCCTGGCTCGCGACCCGGAACGTGCACACGATCACCGCCCACATCCACCCGGACCACAAGGCGTCCGCCACCGTGGCGACCAGGGCCGGCCTCGCTCCGACCGACCACTGGCACGACGGAGAGATCAGGTGGCAGCTGACGCCGTCCTGA
- a CDS encoding DUF4345 domain-containing protein translates to MTKAGWLKGLALLMGYSCVAIGLFHVLLGIASVPGEESAGATVDSRERFYNAIFLGFGLAWIWVARQSPIPARLVRGLTAVFLLGGVGRLLSMAVHGMPHWWQVPLTVLEIGLPAVYFWLASADERAAAIRTAASEAG, encoded by the coding sequence GTGACGAAGGCCGGTTGGCTCAAGGGGCTGGCTCTGCTGATGGGTTACTCATGTGTGGCCATCGGCCTCTTCCACGTCCTGCTCGGCATCGCGTCGGTGCCTGGCGAGGAGTCGGCGGGCGCCACCGTCGACAGTCGGGAGCGGTTCTACAACGCGATCTTCCTCGGCTTCGGGCTGGCCTGGATCTGGGTCGCCCGGCAGTCACCGATCCCCGCAAGGCTGGTGCGCGGGCTCACCGCCGTGTTCCTGCTCGGCGGCGTGGGCCGACTCCTCTCGATGGCGGTGCACGGCATGCCGCACTGGTGGCAGGTCCCGCTGACGGTGCTCGAGATCGGCCTGCCGGCGGTGTACTTCTGGCTCGCGTCGGCCGACGAACGGGCGGCGGCGATCCGCACGGCGGCATCCGAGGCCGGGTGA
- the lnt gene encoding apolipoprotein N-acyltransferase, with the protein MSTTMTPVDASEPATPPARGRRLPRRLARPAAAVLSGVLLYLSFPPRPLWWLALPAFALLGWTLRGRRPRAGFGLGYLAGLGFLAPLLIWTGAVVGPGPWIALVAAEAVFVAAACLGIAAVSKLPGWPLWAAAVWIAGEAARARVPFGGFPWGKIAFGQADGLFLPLAAVGGTPVLGFAVALCGFGLYEVLRRAVAHRRTGSLPRGPLAAAVAAVLVPFAGAAAALPLVDASAEDGTATVAAIQGNVPRLGLDFNAQRRQVLDNHANRTAQLAEDVARHKVKQPDFVLWPENSSDIDPYANPDAYGVIDRAVEKIGAPTVIGAVLAPETGKLRNTLIEWDPKKGPVATYDKRHVQPFGEYIPMRSVVRIFNSNVDRVSRDFGPGNKIGVFDLAGTRVGLATCYEAAFDWAVRDTVTHGAQLIAVPSNNATFGHSEMTYQQLAMSRVRAVEHSRSVVVPVTSGVSAIIAPDGQVVRKSAMFTPDALVEDVPLRSSQTPATRMGILPELLLVGLAAGGLGWAAVRARRARAGRAA; encoded by the coding sequence GTGAGCACCACGATGACTCCCGTCGACGCGTCCGAGCCCGCCACACCCCCCGCCCGGGGCCGTCGGCTGCCGCGGCGCCTCGCACGGCCCGCGGCCGCGGTGCTGTCCGGGGTCCTGCTCTACCTGAGCTTCCCGCCCCGACCCCTGTGGTGGCTGGCGCTGCCGGCCTTCGCGCTGCTCGGCTGGACCCTGCGCGGTCGTCGGCCGCGGGCCGGCTTCGGCCTCGGCTACCTCGCCGGCCTCGGGTTCCTCGCGCCCCTGCTGATCTGGACCGGCGCGGTCGTCGGCCCCGGCCCGTGGATCGCCCTGGTCGCGGCCGAGGCCGTCTTCGTGGCCGCCGCGTGCCTCGGTATCGCGGCGGTGTCCAAGCTCCCGGGCTGGCCCCTGTGGGCCGCGGCGGTCTGGATCGCGGGGGAGGCGGCCCGGGCCAGGGTCCCGTTCGGCGGCTTCCCCTGGGGCAAGATCGCCTTCGGGCAGGCCGACGGCCTGTTCCTGCCGCTGGCCGCCGTCGGCGGCACGCCCGTCCTGGGCTTCGCCGTGGCCCTGTGCGGCTTCGGCCTGTACGAGGTGCTCCGCCGGGCCGTCGCCCACCGCCGCACCGGCAGTCTGCCGCGCGGTCCGCTCGCCGCCGCCGTGGCCGCCGTGCTCGTCCCGTTCGCCGGAGCCGCCGCGGCCCTCCCGCTCGTCGACGCGAGCGCCGAGGACGGCACCGCCACCGTCGCCGCCATCCAGGGCAACGTGCCGCGCCTCGGTCTGGACTTCAACGCCCAGCGCCGCCAGGTGCTCGACAACCACGCGAACCGCACCGCCCAGCTCGCCGAGGACGTGGCGCGGCACAAGGTCAAGCAGCCGGACTTCGTGCTCTGGCCGGAGAACTCCTCCGACATCGACCCGTACGCCAACCCCGACGCGTACGGCGTCATCGACCGGGCCGTGGAGAAGATCGGCGCACCCACCGTGATCGGCGCGGTGCTCGCGCCCGAGACGGGCAAGCTGCGCAACACCCTCATCGAGTGGGACCCGAAGAAGGGCCCGGTCGCCACGTACGACAAGCGTCATGTGCAGCCCTTCGGCGAGTACATCCCGATGCGGTCCGTCGTACGGATCTTCAACAGCAACGTCGACCGGGTCAGCCGTGACTTCGGGCCGGGCAACAAGATCGGCGTCTTCGACCTGGCCGGCACCCGCGTGGGACTCGCCACCTGCTACGAGGCCGCCTTCGACTGGGCGGTCCGCGACACGGTCACGCACGGCGCCCAGCTCATCGCCGTACCCAGCAACAACGCCACCTTCGGGCACAGCGAGATGACCTACCAGCAGCTCGCGATGTCCCGGGTGCGGGCGGTCGAGCACAGCCGCTCCGTGGTCGTGCCGGTGACCAGCGGCGTCAGCGCGATCATCGCGCCGGACGGGCAGGTCGTCCGGAAGTCGGCGATGTTCACCCCGGACGCGCTGGTGGAGGACGTGCCGCTGCGCTCCTCGCAGACCCCGGCCACCCGGATGGGGATCCTGCCGGAGCTGCTGCTCGTCGGCCTCGCGGCCGGCGGCCTGGGCTGGGCCGCGGTACGGGCCCGCAGGGCGCGCGCGGGCCGCGCGGCCTGA
- a CDS encoding DUF6215 domain-containing protein, with product MGQVVAALILVPALCVGLWALGETGTPTSVPTPAAACPEGKPARTDPPRVSEAQLCDLLKRPDLAQLLGTPSETPKSAGGRDGSIGRPSGRVDFETYTVTLSAGYDGLPVTESVAFLGKDAQERTVLGHPAVLSSDYTLSISFRLDGSDATSGPGVPVRTLTVARDPKDGGDSFELSLWRANGGVPDDAVLLRVAEKVLPTIPGWEAA from the coding sequence GTGGGGCAGGTCGTCGCCGCGCTGATCCTGGTGCCCGCGCTCTGTGTCGGGCTCTGGGCCCTGGGGGAGACCGGAACGCCGACGAGCGTACCGACCCCCGCTGCCGCGTGCCCGGAGGGGAAGCCGGCCCGGACGGACCCTCCGCGGGTCTCCGAGGCGCAACTGTGCGATCTGCTGAAGCGACCCGACCTCGCCCAACTCCTGGGCACACCCTCGGAGACCCCCAAGAGTGCCGGCGGCCGCGACGGCTCCATCGGCCGTCCTTCCGGGCGGGTCGACTTCGAGACGTACACCGTGACCCTCTCGGCCGGCTACGACGGCCTCCCGGTGACCGAGTCCGTCGCGTTCCTGGGGAAGGACGCACAGGAGCGGACCGTCCTCGGCCACCCGGCGGTGCTCTCCTCGGACTACACCTTGAGCATCAGCTTCCGTCTCGACGGCAGCGATGCCACGAGCGGTCCCGGCGTCCCCGTCCGCACGCTCACCGTGGCCCGGGACCCGAAGGACGGCGGTGACTCCTTCGAGCTGAGCCTGTGGCGGGCGAACGGCGGGGTGCCGGACGACGCGGTGCTGCTCCGCGTCGCCGAGAAGGTGCTGCCGACGATCCCGGGGTGGGAGGCGGCGTGA
- a CDS encoding TetR/AcrR family transcriptional regulator encodes MTPSPRQRLAPEDRRRQLLSIGAQLFAEQPYDEVRMDHVAARAGVSRALLYRYFPNKRDLFTAVYRQATDRLIDTVRLDPAAGLEQQLRDGLDAHFDYFTANRHAVLAANRVLAGDATIQAMMADELEVMCERLLDGGTLGDAPREAVGAVVMSWLVFVRVLCVEWLQQPVFTREELREMCVGSLLGALRPLTGESGRALGDP; translated from the coding sequence GTGACACCGAGCCCACGCCAGAGACTCGCCCCCGAAGACCGGCGCCGCCAACTTCTCAGCATCGGGGCGCAGTTGTTCGCAGAGCAGCCGTACGACGAGGTCCGCATGGATCACGTGGCGGCGCGCGCCGGGGTGTCCCGCGCGCTCCTGTACCGCTACTTCCCCAACAAGCGGGACCTCTTCACGGCCGTCTATCGGCAGGCGACCGACCGGCTCATCGACACCGTCCGGCTCGATCCGGCGGCCGGTCTCGAACAGCAGCTGCGGGACGGGCTCGACGCGCACTTCGACTACTTCACGGCCAACCGTCACGCCGTGCTGGCCGCCAACCGGGTCCTCGCGGGCGACGCCACGATCCAGGCGATGATGGCCGACGAGCTGGAGGTGATGTGCGAGCGCCTTCTCGACGGCGGCACGCTCGGGGACGCCCCTAGGGAGGCGGTCGGCGCCGTCGTGATGAGCTGGCTCGTCTTCGTCCGCGTGCTGTGCGTGGAGTGGCTGCAGCAACCCGTCTTCACCCGCGAGGAGTTGCGGGAGATGTGCGTCGGCTCGCTGCTCGGCGCACTGCGCCCGCTGACCGGGGAGAGCGGTCGAGCGCTGGGCGATCCGTGA
- a CDS encoding NUDIX hydrolase — MGTPDFIRDLRATAGHQLLFLPGVSAVVFDDRGRVLLGRRADNGLWAIVGGIVEPGEQPAACAVREVYEETAVRCEPERVVLVQTLRKPVVYPNGDQCQFMDVTFRCRAVGGEARVNDEESTDVGWFEVDALPQMKRFSHFRIEQALADEPTWFDPMPPQ; from the coding sequence ATGGGTACTCCCGATTTCATTCGCGACCTGCGTGCCACCGCCGGTCATCAGCTGCTGTTCCTGCCCGGCGTGAGCGCCGTCGTCTTCGACGACCGGGGCCGGGTGCTGCTCGGCCGCCGGGCGGACAACGGGCTGTGGGCGATCGTCGGTGGCATCGTCGAACCGGGCGAGCAGCCCGCCGCCTGCGCGGTCCGCGAGGTGTACGAGGAGACCGCCGTGCGCTGCGAGCCGGAGCGGGTGGTGCTCGTGCAGACCCTGCGGAAGCCGGTCGTCTACCCCAACGGCGACCAGTGCCAGTTCATGGACGTCACCTTCCGCTGCCGGGCCGTCGGCGGCGAGGCGCGGGTCAACGACGAGGAGTCGACGGACGTCGGCTGGTTCGAGGTGGACGCGCTGCCGCAGATGAAGCGCTTCTCGCACTTCCGGATCGAGCAGGCGCTCGCCGACGAACCGACGTGGTTCGACCCCATGCCCCCTCAGTGA
- a CDS encoding MFS transporter, whose translation MSSPATAPPTPASLKRIVAASLIGTTIEWYDFFLYGSAAALVFNKLFFPESDPLVGTLLSFLTYAVGFAARPLGALVFGHYGDRLGRKKLLVLSLLMMGGATFAIGLLPTHAAIGSAAPVLLTALRLVQGFALGGEWGGAVLLVSEHGDAERRGFWASWPQTGAPAGQLLATGVLSALTALLSDAAFLSWGWRVPFLLSGVLVMVGLWIRLSVDESPVFKAALAASEQRKAAAGQVEKMPLVAVLRNHWKDVLIAMGARMAENISYYVITAFILVYAVSEAGMSKQSALNAVLIASAVHFAVIPAWGALSDRIGRRPVYLIGAAGVGLWMFPFFSLIDSKSFGSLLLAVTVGLILHGAMYAPQAAFFSEMFSTRVRYSGASIGAQFSSVAAGAPAPLIATALLADYGTSTPIALYVIAAALLTILAIGCAKETRHRDLASLEDGAAGAAGSVPAAARAEHA comes from the coding sequence ATGTCCTCCCCCGCGACCGCTCCCCCAACTCCCGCCAGCCTCAAGCGCATTGTCGCCGCGAGTCTCATCGGCACGACGATCGAGTGGTACGACTTCTTCTTGTACGGATCGGCCGCCGCGCTGGTCTTCAACAAGCTGTTCTTCCCCGAGTCCGACCCCCTGGTCGGCACGCTGCTGTCGTTCCTGACGTACGCGGTCGGGTTCGCGGCCCGGCCGCTCGGTGCCCTGGTGTTCGGGCACTACGGCGACCGGCTGGGACGGAAGAAGCTGCTGGTGCTCAGCCTGCTGATGATGGGCGGCGCCACGTTCGCGATCGGACTGCTGCCGACCCACGCGGCGATCGGCAGCGCCGCGCCGGTGCTGCTCACCGCGCTGCGTCTGGTGCAGGGCTTCGCCCTCGGCGGCGAGTGGGGCGGGGCCGTACTGCTGGTGTCCGAGCACGGGGACGCCGAGCGGCGCGGATTCTGGGCCTCCTGGCCGCAGACGGGCGCGCCGGCCGGGCAGTTGCTCGCCACCGGTGTGCTGTCCGCGCTGACCGCGCTGCTCTCGGACGCCGCGTTCCTCTCGTGGGGCTGGCGCGTGCCGTTCCTGCTCTCCGGCGTCCTGGTCATGGTCGGTCTGTGGATTCGTCTCTCTGTCGACGAATCGCCGGTCTTCAAGGCCGCGCTCGCCGCCTCGGAGCAGCGCAAGGCCGCCGCCGGGCAGGTCGAGAAGATGCCGCTGGTCGCCGTGCTGCGGAACCACTGGAAGGACGTGCTCATCGCGATGGGCGCGCGCATGGCCGAGAACATCAGCTACTACGTGATCACCGCGTTCATCCTGGTCTACGCGGTCTCCGAGGCCGGCATGTCCAAGCAGAGCGCCCTCAACGCGGTGCTCATCGCCTCCGCCGTCCACTTCGCCGTCATCCCGGCCTGGGGCGCGCTCTCGGACCGGATCGGCCGCCGGCCGGTGTATCTGATCGGCGCGGCGGGCGTCGGCCTCTGGATGTTCCCGTTCTTCTCCCTGATCGACTCCAAGAGCTTCGGCAGCCTGCTGCTGGCCGTCACCGTCGGTCTGATCCTGCACGGGGCGATGTACGCGCCGCAGGCGGCGTTCTTCTCGGAGATGTTCTCCACCCGGGTGCGGTACTCGGGCGCCAGCATCGGCGCGCAGTTCTCCTCCGTCGCCGCCGGGGCTCCGGCGCCGCTCATCGCGACCGCGCTGCTCGCCGACTACGGCACCTCGACGCCGATCGCGCTGTACGTGATCGCCGCCGCGCTGCTCACGATCCTGGCGATCGGCTGCGCCAAGGAGACCCGCCACCGCGACCTGGCCTCCCTGGAGGACGGTGCCGCCGGCGCCGCCGGCAGCGTCCCCGCCGCCGCGCGGGCCGAGCACGCCTGA
- a CDS encoding helix-turn-helix domain-containing protein gives MSHEQASYLELLARGAATEAYDRPVLLARASGAGPEALAELEEAKQLALRVRAELEGRRRREAELSALFETAHDLAGLRDLDAVLRAIVQRARSLLGTEVAYLSLNDPVAGDTYMRVTEGSVSARFQQVRLGMGEGLGGLVAQTARPYVTDDYFDDDRFRHTRTIDTAVRDEGLVAILGVPLTLGSQVIGVLFAADRRARVFEHGQVALLGSFAAHAAVAIDTANLLAETRSALAELERANDIIREHSAVIERASEVHDRLTELVLHGGGVHDVADAVSEALGGTVEFTEEPPGPAHLAGGHAVRDGDKWIAAVSAGGEVFGALVLRGQPELDPVDQRTLERAALVTSLLLLARRSAGEAEQRVRGELLDDLLDAPDRDRRLLRERAARLRTDVDSPHVVLAARIDRAGAGGEGGAGAEPAGGVRESADRQRLWSAASHLAATRHGLASARDGGTVLLLPLGPGDTAAELARQTARHLGGALREPVTVGASAPVDAPAARPGDVATAYEEARRCLDALRLLNRSGDGAAAEDLGFLGLLLADSRDIEGFVARTIGEVVAYDEKRGTDLLRTMEAYFASGMSPARTKDDLHVHVNTVAQRIERIGRLLGPDWQSPARALEIQLALRLHAMSSAVAR, from the coding sequence ATGTCCCACGAACAGGCCTCCTACCTGGAGCTCCTCGCCCGCGGAGCCGCGACGGAGGCGTACGACAGGCCCGTGCTGCTCGCCCGTGCGAGCGGCGCGGGCCCCGAGGCGCTGGCCGAGCTCGAAGAGGCCAAGCAGCTGGCGCTCCGCGTCCGGGCCGAGCTGGAGGGCCGGCGCCGCCGCGAGGCCGAGCTGTCCGCGCTCTTCGAGACCGCCCACGACCTCGCGGGGCTGCGCGACCTCGACGCCGTGCTGCGCGCCATCGTGCAGCGCGCCCGCTCGCTCCTCGGCACCGAGGTCGCCTACCTCAGCCTCAACGACCCGGTGGCCGGGGACACGTACATGCGGGTCACCGAGGGCTCCGTCTCGGCCCGCTTCCAGCAGGTGCGGCTCGGCATGGGCGAGGGGCTCGGCGGACTCGTCGCCCAGACCGCCCGCCCCTACGTCACCGACGACTACTTCGACGACGACCGCTTCCGGCACACCCGCACCATCGACACCGCGGTACGGGACGAGGGCCTCGTCGCGATCCTCGGCGTGCCCCTCACCCTCGGCAGCCAGGTCATCGGCGTCCTGTTCGCAGCGGACCGGCGGGCCAGGGTCTTCGAACACGGCCAGGTCGCCCTGCTCGGCTCCTTCGCCGCGCACGCCGCCGTCGCCATCGACACCGCCAACCTGCTCGCCGAGACCCGCTCGGCCCTCGCCGAACTGGAGCGGGCCAACGACATCATCCGCGAGCACAGCGCCGTCATCGAGCGGGCCTCGGAGGTCCACGACCGGCTCACCGAACTGGTGCTGCACGGCGGCGGGGTGCACGACGTGGCCGACGCGGTCTCCGAGGCCCTCGGCGGCACGGTCGAGTTCACCGAGGAGCCGCCCGGCCCGGCGCACCTCGCCGGCGGGCACGCCGTGCGGGACGGCGACAAGTGGATCGCCGCGGTGTCGGCGGGCGGCGAGGTGTTCGGCGCGCTGGTGCTGCGCGGGCAGCCGGAGCTGGACCCGGTGGACCAGCGCACCCTGGAGCGGGCCGCCCTCGTGACCTCCCTGCTGCTGCTCGCCCGCCGCTCGGCCGGCGAGGCCGAACAGCGGGTCCGCGGCGAGCTGCTGGACGACCTGCTCGACGCCCCGGACCGCGACCGCAGACTCCTGAGGGAGCGGGCAGCCCGGCTCCGTACCGACGTGGACTCGCCCCATGTGGTGCTCGCCGCGCGGATCGACCGCGCCGGAGCGGGCGGCGAGGGCGGGGCGGGTGCCGAACCGGCCGGCGGCGTGCGCGAGAGCGCCGACCGCCAGCGGCTGTGGTCGGCCGCCTCGCATCTCGCCGCCACCCGGCACGGCCTCGCGTCGGCGCGCGACGGCGGCACGGTCCTGCTGCTGCCGCTCGGCCCCGGGGACACCGCTGCCGAGCTCGCCCGGCAGACCGCCCGGCACCTCGGCGGCGCGCTGCGCGAGCCCGTCACCGTGGGCGCCTCCGCGCCCGTCGACGCCCCCGCGGCCCGGCCGGGCGACGTGGCCACCGCGTACGAGGAGGCCCGCCGCTGCCTGGACGCGCTGAGACTGCTCAACCGGTCGGGGGACGGCGCGGCGGCCGAGGACCTCGGCTTCCTGGGCCTGCTGCTCGCCGACTCCCGGGACATCGAGGGCTTCGTCGCGCGCACGATCGGCGAGGTCGTCGCGTACGACGAGAAGCGGGGGACGGACCTGCTGCGCACGATGGAGGCGTACTTCGCCAGCGGGATGAGTCCGGCCCGAACCAAGGACGACCTGCACGTCCATGTGAACACCGTGGCGCAGCGCATCGAGCGGATCGGCCGCCTGCTCGGCCCGGACTGGCAGTCCCCGGCCCGAGCCCTGGAGATCCAGCTGGCGCTGCGGCTGCACGCGATGTCGTCCGCGGTGGCGCGCTGA
- a CDS encoding 3-hydroxybutyrate dehydrogenase, protein MSAPIAPAVTTMALPGSVTVDLAGRTALVTGAAGGIGRACALRLAAAGARVRAVDRTADGLEALAEQATGLPGTVAPQLLDLTDLDAAERAAAGTDILVNNAGLQLVRPIEEFPPDVFHTVLTVMLEAPFRLIRGALPHMYGQGWGRIVNISSVHGLRASAYKSAYVAAKHGLEGLSKTAALEGASHGVTSNCVNPGYVRTPLVERQIADQAAAHGIPPERVVTDVLLKDSALKRLIEPEDVAEAVLYLCSPPSSFITGASLTMDGGWTAH, encoded by the coding sequence ATGAGCGCCCCCATTGCACCGGCCGTCACCACCATGGCCCTGCCCGGTTCCGTCACCGTCGACCTCGCCGGTCGCACCGCCCTCGTCACGGGTGCGGCCGGCGGCATCGGCCGCGCCTGCGCGCTGCGGCTCGCGGCCGCCGGGGCCCGGGTCAGAGCAGTGGACCGGACGGCCGACGGGCTCGAGGCGCTGGCCGAACAGGCCACGGGACTGCCCGGCACCGTCGCGCCGCAGCTCCTCGACCTCACCGACCTCGACGCGGCCGAGCGGGCCGCCGCCGGCACGGACATCCTCGTCAACAACGCGGGGCTGCAACTGGTGCGCCCCATCGAGGAGTTTCCGCCCGACGTCTTCCACACCGTGCTCACCGTGATGCTCGAAGCGCCGTTCCGCCTGATCAGGGGCGCGCTGCCGCACATGTACGGGCAGGGCTGGGGCCGGATCGTCAACATCTCCTCGGTGCATGGGCTGCGCGCCTCTGCCTACAAGTCCGCCTATGTGGCCGCGAAACATGGGCTCGAAGGGCTCTCGAAGACCGCCGCTCTGGAGGGCGCGTCCCATGGCGTCACCTCGAACTGTGTGAACCCCGGCTATGTCCGCACTCCGCTCGTGGAGCGGCAGATCGCGGACCAGGCCGCCGCCCACGGCATCCCGCCCGAGCGGGTCGTCACCGACGTCCTGCTCAAGGACTCGGCGCTCAAGCGCCTCATCGAGCCCGAGGACGTCGCCGAGGCCGTGCTCTACCTGTGCTCGCCCCCGTCGTCCTTCATCACCGGCGCCTCGCTCACCATGGACGGCGGCTGGACGGCCCACTGA